A window of Poecilia reticulata strain Guanapo linkage group LG7, Guppy_female_1.0+MT, whole genome shotgun sequence genomic DNA:
cctcccGACACAGAGACGAACAAAGAAGTgcgattgtgttttttttttttctgcacagcgTCGTCATAGAACCCCACTGAGCTTGATGCAAGTCAATGTAAAAAATTGCATCTGTCTCGTCCGTTGTCTCCCCCCGCCTCCACCGCACCCGTCCACCCCTTTCTCCCTTTCAATGaattttcatttgaatgaaAGCCTTGCCTCAGTGTTTTGTTGTGCTCCGAGGAGGAGGGGAGGTGGGGAGAGGTCTGATTGGTTGGAGTGCCTTTCGAGCCGGACCAATACAGGAGCGGCTCCCGCCTCCACGACTCCCGGCCTGCAGCTTGATTGGGCGCCTGGGAGGAGCCAGACGTAGTATTAAAACCTCTCTGCCCCCCCCAGTCTGCTCCACTCCAGAGTTGAAGAGAGTCTCCGTCTGTCAGACGGAGAgctgtgtgtgtcggtgtgaagagagaaagagagagaatgtGTATCTAAgtgtgtggatgtttttttttttttttttttcttgttgagcAACAACCAGAAACTCCATCTGAGTCTGACCCGGACTACTCCTTGTTCTACCTTTCCAGGACTGAAGCAGCTTGGCTGAGTGTTTGCCTATGATCACAGCTGGACGGATAAGCTTCAGCAGACGAGCAGGACGTCATAAAGAGGATCAGAGAAGGCTGCCGTGTTACTGCTATCACGACTGGCTCATCTGCGGACCTTTGAGTTCTTCATTAAGGCTCTGATCCCGATCTCCTGCCTAACCACCCCAAGTGGGTCGCCACCGAGGTGCCAGAGGAAGTCCCAGTGACCTCGGCTGACCCAGTCCCACAAGTAGTCTTTGACtgaggaaagagaagaagaaaggaaggaggagaggagcGACAGAAGAAAAGCAAGGACCTCAGATCAGCGACTGGTAAGGAAGTTATTATGGGCTGTGGGCACCAGAGACTGGGGAGGTGGGATGTCTGACGTAAGAGTCGTAAGAATTCTCCAATAACCTCCGTCTCTGCTTCAGGTCCCGCAGTGATGCCGGTGGAGACGCTGAGGCCCTCAGATGGCCGTCTGGCGGGCGTTGCCTTCACCTCAGGAAGACCCTTCAGAATACTCAACAAAGGTCCCAACTACTTTCGCCCCCCTGCCGAGTCAGGAATCCGCAAGCTGAGCGCAGTGGAGCGCCTGGAGGCCGACAAGGCCAAGTATGTGAAGAGCCAGCAGGTGGCCTTGACTCGGCAGGCGCCCATCCAGGCACCGCTCATCCGGAAGCCCCTTGTCCCCCCGGTGATGATGCCCCAGGGCAATGTGGGTGCCCCGACCACCCGGAAGGTTCCCCGCTGCCCAGCTGATGTGGAGAACCGGGGAGGCAGCGAGGTGCTGGGGGAAAGGAGACCCTTCAACCTGGATATCCTGAATAATCTAATCAATGATGTATGTGACGGAGCACAGTCGTCTTCGTCCACCTCCCCCTCCTCATCGTCTCCATCGTCAGGGGTAAAGAGCATCTGCAGCAGCCTGTCTGCAGAGCAGGACAAGAGCAACAGACTCAACAACCTCAAGCCCCTGAACCACGGTACCAATAACTCCTCGTCCACCTCCTCCTGCACGTCTTCCCTGCTTAGCAATAACCGTTGCACCCCTGCAGCAGAACTGTCCCGTCGTCCACCCCCTGTCCCAGCACGGGTTGTACGCGGTGTTCAGAACCCCTACAATGCCCCTAACTCAGTGACTGTCCGCAGAGTGGACGTTCGGCCTCATGCTGAGGTGAAGAAACCACCGAGAGTTGCACTGCATCCCCACCTGAGGCCCCGACAGATCCCCCAGGGTCAGGTTGCACACTCCCAGCTCCCCCCTCCGCCACTGCCACCTCAATCACAGAATCAGCTCCCAGCCAAGGTCAACACCTCATCCCAAACTTTGCCATCACCTCCGGCCTACCCACCCCCCAGCCCGATGTTGATCCGAGCGGGTGTCATCCCGCCGGCCTCCCCAGCCTTCACGCGCATCTCCAATGCCAGTTCCAAAGGCTCCTCCCGCAAGCACCCATCCCTGCACCGCTCCAAGTCGGACCTGAGCGACCGCTACTCGCGCGCCACTGCTGACCTGGAACGCTTCTTCAACTACTGCGGGCTGGACccggaggaggtggagggacTGGGCGGCGTGGAGCGCTTCACCCGGGCCAACTCAGACATTGTGTCCGTCTCCAAGCTCCGCAGCGTCAGCACGCCCAGCTCAGAGTGCGGGGACGATGTGGAGCGGATGAGGGGGTACGGAGGCggtgatgaggaggaggatgacgaGGACGGGCCCCTGAGGACGAACGACAGAGTCCCCTACGGGATCTCGGTCATCGAGAGGAACGCACGAGTCATCAAGTGGCTGTACGGCATCCGGCAGGCGAGAGAGGCGAACAGTGGCGTCTCGAACGTCTAGACTGATGATGACGGCTTGTTCGTTCTTGTTTTGCTGCCTTACTTCCACGTTTGGGATCAATGTTCCGGGTCATCTGGTAGTTTGTCTTCAGTTTCCTGTGAGGACTCACTTTTACtggacaaaaagacagaaatgactCAGTTTATGTTGGGGGTGCATCGATTGCAAATTTCTGGTCGTTTAGTGATCTTTCGGAATCTGACCTGCTATTTCCGATTTTGGCAAAATACCAAATGTTTTCCTTGAAGAGTTGGTAACTTTAGTGTCTAAGTTGGGAATAGCAGGGTGACTATGGTTAACATGAAGACGTGACCTTGTTGGCGGGTCTGTTTGTTTACCATCTCTCACGgtacacaaacagaaaatcagcagctgatttcCAGATCACATAAGATTGGTTTCACATGCGAGTATTGGCTGATTGGCCGGCTGATCAGTCGGTGCACCCCTTAGTTTCTGTTCTAAAGGCTGCAAGTCAGGACTGCAACTGGACAATGCATTGCTACGTTCTTTTAGTTGATTTTCTTTGGTATTTGCAAGCAATAACAGATTATTGTCAATGCTGGTGACAATGAAGGCAGAGGGTGCTAAAAGGTTCCTATAGGTACTGTAAgggtgtgtgtatatgtgtgtgttttctaccAGAGTTTGGCTACAGATTGCCAAAACGTTGCACAGCACAGAGACTGTTGAAAGCAGAGCAGCAAGAGAAGCACGTTCATACTGTGAAACCTACAAATAAAGCTTCCACAAAtatgtgcatatttttaaaaagttacagaGAAAATGGTCGGCTGTAAGACtgttataaatgtttctgtcagcATGCAAGTGAACAGTTTGTATACACTATACCATAGCACGTCAtatcaaaaagataaaaaaataaaataaaaaaaagcaggaagggATCCCCAGGCTTCCAGATTCACAGCACATCCAGTTCAGTCACAGGGGagtttttatcagatttttacttgttgCCTCCAATGCAGTCTTGGATTACTCTGCGTTGGTGCAGCCTGGAAAATCGGTTTACCACGTGCGTCTTGGCACGGGGGGGAAGAGCGAGTCATATGATGAAGGATGATCTCACAAGCACGAATATGTCCATGACTCAGGAAGATGGCATAGTAATAAATGGACCAATATTTATTTGGGAAAAcataacttaatgtttttttttgtttttgtttttttttacttaaagggGATTTTGTGTACAGAGATCAGGCTGAGATGCATTTAAATGCACATGCAGAGACACGTTCAGTGAGCAAACGGAAGGGATGCGATGTGTTAGCTGCTGCTCCGCATGGAGCGCGAGAGAAACAGTCTGTAttaaacttcctgtttgttgcttCTACTTCTGTTGAACTGTTCTCAGTCTGGTTGggtcttcctcttcttcacaCCAGAATCAGCAGTAGCATGCAGTGGCAATCAGTTCAGAGAGcgtctgaaaacaaaatatactttttttttttttttcttcaggcaCTGGATGCCCAAAGAGTCTTTGATAAAGAGGTCCAAAATGCTTTACAGTGGTGTATCCTGAatccattaataaaatatgtttgaatattaacttgttgtctttattgctgctttttgagttttaaagaaGTCTTTGGTTCACTTCGTCAGGTTATAATGCAAAATCTGTTCTGGGTTCAGCTAAGGATCTTGTCATGGTATAGTCACAGACTTCCAACCCAAAGTTGGACTTGATAAATTGGTGAAGTTCAATTAAAATTAggcagttttctttcttttcttttttttaacaaaagtctaaaaagtgtggcaggcaTTTGTATTCAAATCATACAAATGCCTTCCACATTGTAATCATTGAAATCTTGTAATTTTTCTGTGAACTTGAACAAAATAGCTTGATGACATATCAGATTTAAATGAGTATCTTATCAACAtacttatttaaattattgtcaATGCGGTATTGGTGATGCAGGTCCTATATTTACTTATCGGATCGATTCCAAAATATAAAGTATCGCACACCTCTGTTTCACAGAACTAGATTTCTATTCAGAAGAATTCGCACATAATTTTGTGATTTCTGAAGCTAATTTGTTT
This region includes:
- the LOC103466912 gene encoding protein FAM110B, which translates into the protein MPVETLRPSDGRLAGVAFTSGRPFRILNKGPNYFRPPAESGIRKLSAVERLEADKAKYVKSQQVALTRQAPIQAPLIRKPLVPPVMMPQGNVGAPTTRKVPRCPADVENRGGSEVLGERRPFNLDILNNLINDVCDGAQSSSSTSPSSSSPSSGVKSICSSLSAEQDKSNRLNNLKPLNHGTNNSSSTSSCTSSLLSNNRCTPAAELSRRPPPVPARVVRGVQNPYNAPNSVTVRRVDVRPHAEVKKPPRVALHPHLRPRQIPQGQVAHSQLPPPPLPPQSQNQLPAKVNTSSQTLPSPPAYPPPSPMLIRAGVIPPASPAFTRISNASSKGSSRKHPSLHRSKSDLSDRYSRATADLERFFNYCGLDPEEVEGLGGVERFTRANSDIVSVSKLRSVSTPSSECGDDVERMRGYGGGDEEEDDEDGPLRTNDRVPYGISVIERNARVIKWLYGIRQAREANSGVSNV